The nucleotide window AATACCCCTCAAAACGGTTTCTAGTCTAGAGAAAATACTCTCGCTAATACTTCCAAAGAATGTGTCAGACATGGTTATAGTGCTGTCTAAAGATCACGTCGGCTCACAGGGTAAATTTTCCTCGGCCACTAGAGCAGCCTTCCCCAGCTCTAAGGTCACCGTTTTATTCAGCCACAAATTAGATAAGGACGTTACGTTAGTATATTTTAAGTGAACGTCCCTGGAAAGTCACCTTTTTGAAATATGTAAAAGGGTCACAGCACTCCTATACTTCGGCTCTTATGTGAGAGAGGACTTCGTTGAGGGAATCTCCGACATCAATGTGCTAGCTGTTACAAACGATAGAGACGTCATGTTTGAGCTGGCTTCCACAAACTTGACGCCGATAGTAGTTAGTTCAGAACAGCTCAGAAAGATCTGTAACGATGGTGATCCGCTATGCTACTTTATTCTTTACGATTCCAAGGTAATTTGCGGATCTCTGCCGTCAGTCCAGTTTAAGAAGTCAGATAGTACGTGTAAGAAGCTTTTGGATTACTCCAGGGCACAACTGAGGATAAGCGCTGAAGGGTACATGAGAGGGGATGAAGTTTCAGCCCTCAACTATCTATTCAGGTCGGTGCGGTCTTTCATCAGGGCCAAGTGTTGCTTGGCAGGTTCAATACCCGTATCTAATCAGCAAGTGATGGAGTGCTGTAAGGAGCGTGTACAGAATGAAGTATGTGACATTTTTTCCACTACGGTCTCTTTAAGAAAGGACAAAAGCCCTGTGAACTTGACCCTAATTAATAATTTTAAGAAGATCTTAGATAATTCATTTGACTTGTCATCTAATTAATGAATTGATAGATGCGATGCGATTGAGACCGCATGGATAACGATTGAATATGAAAGTCGTCATAGATCAGAGTTCAGTTGACCTAGAAGACGTTCGCTCTTTGCGGATCCTCCTTTACCCCTACTGGTTACTATTTTAAGTCTTCATCGATTTGTACAAAACTAAATGCGCTTGATGAAGCGTTAATATAGATGTCCGGAAATTACACTGACCCCTTCCCTGCTCCAAAGGGCTGGGTCTGCCGTTCTTCTGTCGTTGAAAGTTTTCCTTTCTACTAGAATGACTTATTTTGTCCAACTCCTCCTTTAAGGCGATGAACCCTTCCGTTTTTGAGTTTCTTGAACTAGGAGAAGCAACGCATGGAAGCCCTCAGGAATCAAAAATCCTGGATACAATTAGCCATGGATTTCCTGAGCATACGGTAGTAAACATAACAACGAAGTACTGGGAGGTCAACAGCTCTGCAGTATACGTCAACGGTGAGAGACTGGAGGGAGTTGTAATGCCTTATACAAAGGGATGCGTAAAAGGGAAAATAGGGAGGGAGATCGGTCTGTTCCAAATGCCTTCCCATCCCTTCCTTTTGAAGAGTTTACCATTATCCCAGTACGAAGGGGTGCTCATTTATGAGGAAGGGAAATTGAGGAAAATAGTCTTACCACAGGGATCTCCCCCTTCCTTCTTCATCCCTAGGAAGGTGGAGGGGATTGCGGAGATCTGTTCCGAAAATGAGCTGGTTACTGTGAGCTCAAGGAACGTGGAGGTAAAGGTAAGGGATGGCGACTCCTATATCCTTTTCCTAGCCCATGTAGACCATTGGCTTACAGGGTTTCACGACAACCTATTCTCTGTTGGCCTTCTCATGGACCTGAAAAAGGACTTAGAGAAGCTTAACCTCAAACACGGAGTAAAGATAGTTTTTCTTAGCTCTGAGGAGGGCCCAAGATGCTGTACGGGATCCATGCAGTATCCGACTAAAGACGTGTTCTCTGTAATCTCAATCGATGCGACCTATCCCAGTAGGGTGGTCTACTCCTCTACCCCAGATCTATGGTCACTTTCATCTCATTTCAACCTAAAGAGGGTGGAGATGCCCACTCCTTTCTCAGATCATTTCCCCTTCGTTGCGAAAGGTATTCCAGGATTAGTCCTATACAACGATGACATGATAGGGGTATATCATTCCAACACTGATCTTCCCATCCCATCTGACGATGGGTATTACAAGGAGCTCAAAAGTTCCTTAATAAAGTTCACTTTAGAGTTGGATTCCAAGACGAAGGAGGAGCTAGACGAAAAATTCTTCGAGGTAGCTAGGCAGAGGGGGTATAGGGGAGATGTCAGGGATGGCGCCCTAGTTCCAGATCCTGAGACCTTGCTGACCAAATTCAGGGTTGAATCCTCTTGATAGATCCTTTAAACTCACTCGTAACCTCATGGTCTTCGCTAGGTTACTTAGGTTACGGGTTACCTCACCCCACTATTAAACATGTTTACAATTGACTAAAGTATAGTCCCTTGAGGCAGGAGGAACTGACATCCTCCCCGTCCTAAAGGTGGGGCTTTCCTCAACTTTGTAAAATACTTGTTAGTTCAGGAATCGAAACATGTCTTTATATTGATCTAAGGCATAATTATATGTGATGAGTATAGAGCTCTTCAACGACATGTCTAGGTACAAAAACAGGGCGACCCATTTCTTGAGATTTGGAGAGTACTCTGATGACATTCCGTTTAACCAAGCTGACGATGTATTTGGAACAGTGATATATCTTAAGGTGCCGGATAGCGAACAAATAATTGAAAGTAGCCAAGAAATAACTCGGATAATAAGACAGGCTTTGAACGTCAAGGTAAGGGAGTTGATCTCCAGGGACCCTGAGAAAGCTAGGGAAGTTTCCGAAGTCCTAGAGGACTCTGAGACTATAGACGAGTTCATGGAAAAATTCAAAACCGTAGTAGTAGCGTATGTACTATCCACCATGGACGGGAAAGGTGTGGATACCGTGATTGACCTGAAATCGTCAGCGCTGGACCTCATGGAGGCTACGGAAACTCTATTCTTGAAATCGGTTCCTTACTTAGATGAAGTGCAAAGTATCGGAAGACTGCTTGACAATATGAGGTTTAGTGTGGAGTCTCTCAAGGTTAAAGTAAACTCTCTGGTCGTCTAGTTCTCTACAGGTTCTTTTGAAACCTACGCCCTGAAGGTTCTGAGAGCTTAGAGTTGACGTAGATAAACTAGATTTTAACTGTCTTGACTCCTGTGAATCATTCCTCCAGATTAAAAACCCAGTTCAATGAAAGATAAGTTTCGTACAAGTAGGGCCATTAGTTTGACCGACAGACCTAAAATTTAAACTTCTAAAGTACATTATATCTTCATGATAGTTGTAGGTGTTGATGGAGGGGGTACCAAGACTAAGGCTACGTGTATAGAGTGCAGGGGAGGAGTCGGAACGTTAGTCTCCTCCTATGAGACAGAAGGCTCGAATTTCCACAACGTGGGGATAAAGACAGCCACCAAAAGGATAAAGGAAGCCATAGATAGGTGTACCGAAGGGAGGACCCCAGACCTGGTTGTCATGGGACTTGCGGGACTGGACTCCAGATACGACTTCAACGTATTGCGGGAAAACCTTTCCTCGGTTGGAAAGGAGGTGATCATGGACAACGACTCTTTCTTTATCCTTTACGGCGAAACGCGGGGAAAAAACGGCGTGATCGCCATATCCGGTACTGGTAGCGTTGTACTGGGCATAAAAGATGGAGAGAAAGTGAGGGCTGAGGGAGCTGGATGGTTTCTATCCGATACCGGTTCAGCGTATTGGGTGGGTAGGGAGACCTTGAGATATTTGACCAGGTGTCTTCAGGGAATAGAAAGTAGCTCCATGCTGTCTGAGACCGTAATGAGAAGTTTAAAGCTAAAGGACCTTGACGATCTGATTTACTGGACTTACCACAGGAAGCATAGGGTGGAAATGGTGGCCTCGATATCCAGGCTCGTGGATAAGGCATCTTCAAGGGGAGATGAGATCGCTCAGGGAATCCTCAAGAGGGCCTCAAGGGAATTCGGCAGGTCAGTGTTACACGTTGTGAGGAAGACCAACGTTAGTGAGGTTTACGTCCTAGGCGGAATGTTCAAATCCAAGGCGTACATGGAAGAATTCAAAAACCTTATGGGAGAGAACAACGTTCGCGTACTCCCAGTTGATAAGGACCCGTCCATGGGGTCTGTACTCTATGGATTGGACAAGGTTAATTGTAAGCTGAACGGTTATTAACACTCTATATCAGTCTACCGCCCTGGTACTTCCCCTGATAGGGTCTCTCCGTGGACGATTCCAGCTTCATGAAGATGAGATGAATTACTCCCATCCCCTTTCTGAGCTTCCCACCTCGAGTAGTTGAGATTGCTATGGTTATTTTCCCGTAATAGCCTGCATCTATGACCGTTGGCGGAGAAAGGAAGCCGTTTCTAGCTAGGGTGCTCCTCATAGTCATCAGTCCGATCGTGTCGTTGGGCATCCTTACTTCTTCACAACTTTCAAACAGGTAAGTGTTTCCAGGCTCAAGGACTGCGATATCCTTAAACTCGCGCTCCTCCAGGTCGCTCCTCTTGTCTGGGAGTTCTGAATTTCCCGTTACCCTCCAATACTTCTCACCACAGATTCGGAGGTCGTACCCGTTTTCCTTTACATTATCCTCTACGTAGTTCAACAGTAAGGTGCCTAAAGACTTCTTAATAGTCTGGTGGGTGTAAATCATTGAAATAATCCTTCTTCAATTCGCCTTATAATCGCGAGTCCTCATAAAACGTGTAGTTAGAAAGTAAGGAAAGTATCGCCCAGCGTGGATGTAAGAGTATAATGGGTAGAGGGGCTAAAAAGAGTTGGATTGAAATTAGAGCTACAGTTCCAATGAGGTTTCCCCTACCACCCCTCTGCCCAGCCTCCTCTCTAGTCATGGTAAAGACCTACATTTTGTCCTCTTTTGGTTGAAAGAAAATAACTATATCTAAAGTTTTCAACTATCCTCGCCCCACTAATATTTAATAAGGCTCAGGACTCTTAGTTCTTCATTTAACCTTTATATCCTTGCTCTTCTCATAACATTAGTGGTACACATGGATGTTCTCATATTCTCTTCGAGCAGAGAGGCCGAGATGGAGGAACCAGTTTTCTGTGACAGGGACACAGTGAAGGTGGATGAAAGTAAGTGCAAAGGCAGGAGTCTAGGGATAGCTCCCATAGTCGCTAGGATGCTTAAGATGCTGGGTTACAAGGTTACTGTCGTTGATCCCTTTGCAGAGGAGGGAGAGTATGAGGCAGATCAGGTCATTAGGGGGAACACATTTCAAATACCTGATGAGCTTGTCAAGGGCAAATACGTGGTGGTAGCGACTAAGCACGTTTACGACACTTGGGCTCTTATGAAGGCGATTCTAGGCGAGGCGAAGGAAGTGTCTGCTGTAATGAGCGTTAAGAGGGCGAAGGTAATACTCAAGAGGTTAATCGAAGCAGGGATTTCCAAGGATAAGCTTCTCCCCCTAAGGATACCTGCAGGATTGGACCTCAACGGCCAGGACGAGAACGAAATAGCCCTCAGTATAGTGGCAGAAATTGTAGCTGTAAATAGGGGAGGGACAGGAATTCCATTGAGGGACAAGAAGGGATTGTCTAAAGTCGTTGAGGAACTTTGATTTCCTATAGACCCATTGGTTACATTGAGGTGGAAGGCGAACCGTCTAGAGGAAAGGAATCGTTAATAGTTATACACGAGGAGTTTGTTGAAGGATTGGTGGGGTTAGATCAGTTCTCCCACTGTATCGTTATCTATCACTTAGATAGGACCAACTCCTTCGAACTAATTAAAAGAAGAAATGGGCACGAGGTTGGAGTTTTTGCCACTAGAAGTCCAAACAGACCTAACCCCATTGGAATTTCGGTTGCGGAGATACTAGAGGTAACTGAGAACAAGGTAAAGGTGAGGGGAGTAAACGCTTACAACGGAACCCCAGTGCTTGACCTTAAACCCTACGACAGATGGGATAGCGTACAAAACCCTAAGGTTCCTAGCTGGCATCAAGTTCAGTAGAGAAACCTTGCCCTCAGCCTAACAAACGGAGCTAGAGCTCCATGGTCGTCATCAAGATAGACGAAGCGGGAATCTGCGGTAACCGCGTCCAACGTAGACAGTTCAGCCAAGGGAACTGCTAACTCTCTCAAACTTATCTCCCCACCCCCCAATTGGATTACTCTCCTAGGTCTTATCCTTAGGCTTTTCTTGACAAGTTCTGAGCCATGAGAGCCCATGACTAAGAACGCGTTCTTTGACTCCTGAATAAGCTCGTTTAACTTCCAATCTCCGGGCTTAAGAACCATATTAAAGAAGTCAGGTTTAGGAACAAATCCCCTTGCGTTACCTGGAGAGCCCACCTTAGTAGTCCTTGTACCTAAGTAATTAATAACCTGCCCGTTTCCTATCAGTTCTTTCCTATTGGTTGCAACGCCCTCATCATCAAAGTACGCAAAGGCATGGGAGTAAGGAATTGTCGGTTCGTCGTAGAGTGTGATGTCCGGTAGCCCCCTCTCGTCGCTGGAGATCTGGGGAGAGTCTCCCCTCAGCATTGACACCAAACCTACAAGGAGATTGGAGACAGCGTCTGGGTCTAGAATCACGGTGGCCTTCTCCACAAAGACAGGGGAAGGTCTGAAATCTTTCTCCTCTCTCAGGAACTCCAACACACTTGGAATATCATTTGGATCTCCAGTGTAGGCGAACTTCCTACCCTTGAAGGAGATGAAATTAACGACTTTTTCCTCTACACATTCATAGTCCTCCCATTGAACTTTTCTCGTTACTTTTCTTATTTCAATCCTATTCCCTTCGTTTATCCTTTCGAGGACTTTTCTTGCCTTTTCCCAGGACGAAACTGAATTGTGGATGAAAGACTTGCAGAGAGGTTCAGGTTTTGGATCCCTGGTTACTGAGGGGGTCCAACCAGATTCGCTGATGTACCTGGTCACCGTCGTTTCCGATTTAGACTCGTAAGTTATCCAAGTACCCCCGTTACTTTCCTTTATTATCTGCTCTTGAGATACTGTGAGCCTCATAATTATCTTGTAGCAGTTAAGGATAATTAAGAGGTTTTCCTTAACTTTCACCTTTCGAATACTCTAGACCATAACAAAACACGTTTGACAAGGGTTGGATTACTTTAATAAAATTTCTAAGAATCCCTAAATAGGATAAGACTTAAACACTAAGAAATCCCATATTCTAGTATGGGACTTTCAGTTATGTTTAACGTGAGTCACAGCAGGAGTTTCTCACAGGAAGTCAAGGCAATGTTTAGAATAGTCCTTGTACCGGAGTCCAAGTTCGAAGCTAAGAGGTTTCACTACATAATCCTTCTGGACAGAAGTTACTCCATGGAAGGAGCGAAACTGGAGATGGCTAAGAGGGGGGCTGAACTCCTCATGGATAATTTGCCCGAGGATAGTTACCTTTCACTCATTTCGTTCAACGAAAAGGTAAGCGTGATTAAGGAACACGTCAGCTCGCTTTCCATGGAGGAATTGGACGAGGCGCATGAAGCCCTGAGCACAATTAAGCCAGGTAGCGGAACAAGTTTATATAAGGCACTTCAGGAGGCTTTCAAGATCTCAAAGAGATACCGAGATCCAACTTACCTAATCCTGCTGACCGACGGAGTGCCCACCGACATGGGATGCGTTTCTAGAGTGAGCAATAAATTCCGCTTGGAAGAGTGCCTCGAAGTATACGAGAAACTAGAAGTCCCTGAGGTAGTAGAGACCATATCCTTCGGTATAGGAGACGACTACAGTCCAGAG belongs to Metallosphaera tengchongensis and includes:
- a CDS encoding DUF4898 domain-containing protein → MPETMERRDNVEIEPELLTLLSSLGVNSSPKRIPLKTVSSLEKILSLILPKNVSDMVIVLSKDHVGSQGKFSSATRAAFPSSKVTVLFSHKLDKDVTLVYFK
- a CDS encoding M28 family peptidase, coding for MNPSVFEFLELGEATHGSPQESKILDTISHGFPEHTVVNITTKYWEVNSSAVYVNGERLEGVVMPYTKGCVKGKIGREIGLFQMPSHPFLLKSLPLSQYEGVLIYEEGKLRKIVLPQGSPPSFFIPRKVEGIAEICSENELVTVSSRNVEVKVRDGDSYILFLAHVDHWLTGFHDNLFSVGLLMDLKKDLEKLNLKHGVKIVFLSSEEGPRCCTGSMQYPTKDVFSVISIDATYPSRVVYSSTPDLWSLSSHFNLKRVEMPTPFSDHFPFVAKGIPGLVLYNDDMIGVYHSNTDLPIPSDDGYYKELKSSLIKFTLELDSKTKEELDEKFFEVARQRGYRGDVRDGALVPDPETLLTKFRVESS
- a CDS encoding BadF/BadG/BcrA/BcrD ATPase family protein, with protein sequence MIVVGVDGGGTKTKATCIECRGGVGTLVSSYETEGSNFHNVGIKTATKRIKEAIDRCTEGRTPDLVVMGLAGLDSRYDFNVLRENLSSVGKEVIMDNDSFFILYGETRGKNGVIAISGTGSVVLGIKDGEKVRAEGAGWFLSDTGSAYWVGRETLRYLTRCLQGIESSSMLSETVMRSLKLKDLDDLIYWTYHRKHRVEMVASISRLVDKASSRGDEIAQGILKRASREFGRSVLHVVRKTNVSEVYVLGGMFKSKAYMEEFKNLMGENNVRVLPVDKDPSMGSVLYGLDKVNCKLNGY
- the dcd gene encoding dCTP deaminase → MIYTHQTIKKSLGTLLLNYVEDNVKENGYDLRICGEKYWRVTGNSELPDKRSDLEEREFKDIAVLEPGNTYLFESCEEVRMPNDTIGLMTMRSTLARNGFLSPPTVIDAGYYGKITIAISTTRGGKLRKGMGVIHLIFMKLESSTERPYQGKYQGGRLI
- a CDS encoding XdhC family protein codes for the protein MDVLIFSSSREAEMEEPVFCDRDTVKVDESKCKGRSLGIAPIVARMLKMLGYKVTVVDPFAEEGEYEADQVIRGNTFQIPDELVKGKYVVVATKHVYDTWALMKAILGEAKEVSAVMSVKRAKVILKRLIEAGISKDKLLPLRIPAGLDLNGQDENEIALSIVAEIVAVNRGGTGIPLRDKKGLSKVVEEL
- the tsaA gene encoding tRNA (N6-threonylcarbamoyladenosine(37)-N6)-methyltransferase TrmO, giving the protein MISYRPIGYIEVEGEPSRGKESLIVIHEEFVEGLVGLDQFSHCIVIYHLDRTNSFELIKRRNGHEVGVFATRSPNRPNPIGISVAEILEVTENKVKVRGVNAYNGTPVLDLKPYDRWDSVQNPKVPSWHQVQ
- a CDS encoding metallopeptidase TldD-related protein, whose product is MRLTVSQEQIIKESNGGTWITYESKSETTVTRYISESGWTPSVTRDPKPEPLCKSFIHNSVSSWEKARKVLERINEGNRIEIRKVTRKVQWEDYECVEEKVVNFISFKGRKFAYTGDPNDIPSVLEFLREEKDFRPSPVFVEKATVILDPDAVSNLLVGLVSMLRGDSPQISSDERGLPDITLYDEPTIPYSHAFAYFDDEGVATNRKELIGNGQVINYLGTRTTKVGSPGNARGFVPKPDFFNMVLKPGDWKLNELIQESKNAFLVMGSHGSELVKKSLRIRPRRVIQLGGGEISLRELAVPLAELSTLDAVTADSRFVYLDDDHGALAPFVRLRARFLY